The following proteins come from a genomic window of Pirellula staleyi DSM 6068:
- a CDS encoding DUF58 domain-containing protein, producing MPDSKRFLHPEAIKRIARLEIRARHVVEGFLAGMHRSPYFGQSVEFLQHREYVIGDDLRHVDWKVWARQDRLYIKQFEEETNLRCHLLVDMSTSMMYGNGHLNKFDYAATLASSLAWLILKQQDAVGCTTFDDRVRSVVPCRTKSNHILSIVESLNLVKPSDKTDMFAVLRAMAETAPRRGVVVICSDLLADRPGLFKGLRLLRQRGHEVLVFHILDNDELEFPFSGPTRFEGLESDDFLNCNPRALREGYLAAMQAFLDEVRRECARASVDYALVKTGDPLDAALATFLSKRLAVMNRY from the coding sequence ATGCCCGATTCAAAACGATTTTTGCATCCTGAGGCGATCAAGCGGATCGCCAGGCTCGAAATTCGCGCTCGGCACGTCGTCGAAGGGTTCCTCGCGGGGATGCACCGCAGCCCTTACTTCGGTCAGTCGGTCGAATTTCTGCAGCACCGGGAATATGTGATCGGCGACGATCTTCGTCACGTCGACTGGAAAGTCTGGGCGCGGCAAGATCGTCTCTACATCAAACAGTTCGAAGAGGAAACCAATCTTCGCTGCCATCTGCTCGTGGATATGTCGACGAGCATGATGTACGGCAATGGCCATCTCAATAAGTTCGACTACGCCGCGACCCTCGCCAGCAGTCTCGCGTGGCTGATTCTCAAGCAGCAAGATGCCGTCGGCTGCACGACGTTCGACGACCGGGTTCGCAGCGTCGTTCCTTGCCGCACGAAAAGCAATCATATTCTGTCGATCGTCGAGTCGCTGAATCTCGTCAAGCCGAGTGACAAGACCGACATGTTTGCGGTCCTCCGCGCGATGGCCGAAACAGCGCCGCGGCGTGGTGTGGTGGTGATCTGCAGCGATCTCTTGGCCGATCGCCCCGGGCTCTTCAAAGGACTGAGGCTTCTCCGTCAGCGCGGGCACGAAGTGCTGGTATTCCACATCCTCGATAACGACGAACTGGAATTCCCATTCTCGGGACCCACCCGTTTTGAAGGACTCGAGTCCGACGATTTTCTCAACTGCAATCCCCGCGCACTTCGCGAAGGCTACCTCGCTGCCATGCAGGCTTTCCTCGACGAAGTCCGCCGCGAATGTGCCCGCGCGAGTGTCGATTACGCCTTGGTAAAAACGGGCGATCCACTCGATGCAGCCCTCGCCACGTTCCTCAGTAAACGACTCGCCGTGATGAACCGCTACTAG
- a CDS encoding BatA domain-containing protein, whose protein sequence is MQFVHQALTWGFLLALVPLLIHLINMMRHRRVKWAAMEFLLAGYKKHRKWVWLKQLLLLLSRMAAVALLVAMLAQLKTQDQWLQLFGGQVTHHYVLVDDSYSMEDRVAGASALDAAKSVLRSIVEEAQQQDTAQRLTVIRYSQARDFSSAAKATSSPAIDFNAETINSDFAVTLEKQSRTIEPTQLSLSPLGAIAMVKQLVTSSRDENALIYLLSDFRERDWKSPADVRAALEGLKSSRTELHLVNCARESQPNLGIVAIQPADETRAAGVPLFVYVRVKNFGTTAVSKVQLKIESTFYAAADVATTPPEQLTGQVDELATLLLEKIEPGETISRRVQVYFPQPGKHVVSATLPEDPVASDNKHFSVIDFPDGERVLVVDGHEEAENAYYLEAAFRPLEKSNTGVRPEVKPAAFLRDAKAETLAPYSAIYLLDVDRLDNSAVELLETYVRTGGGLAIFAGPKNNVDFYSRTLYRDGTGLLPAPLGLEQQLAPAIDSATPDIELTRHPIFSFFVEETNPLIRGVRIDQYRAVQKGFAPTAENPVEIIAKLRNGSPLVLEKKVGEGTVIQVMTTLNPEWNDWAKNPSFVVVMLKLQSYLAAPARLDDPRLVGSPLRLALDANAYRSDVTFVIPGKTATGRSRIDLQLEADEKTPAIATAAIGLPGTAVSGVRQTDRAGIYEALPVTTKGEIDLRRYSVNVDPLEGDLATTPPEDLVERLDGIAFNYHLADQYQQQSLGEPGYNWSMLLLGLLVLLLLAEQFLAYSASYHPILGGAR, encoded by the coding sequence ATGCAATTTGTTCACCAGGCACTCACGTGGGGTTTTCTGCTGGCACTTGTGCCACTGCTGATTCACCTCATCAACATGATGCGACATCGTCGCGTCAAATGGGCTGCCATGGAGTTTCTGCTCGCGGGCTATAAGAAGCATCGCAAGTGGGTCTGGCTCAAACAGCTGTTGCTACTGTTGTCGCGCATGGCAGCGGTGGCGCTGCTGGTGGCGATGCTCGCGCAACTAAAAACGCAAGATCAGTGGCTGCAACTGTTCGGCGGCCAGGTGACCCACCACTATGTGCTGGTCGACGACAGCTACTCGATGGAAGACCGCGTCGCGGGAGCCTCGGCGCTCGATGCTGCCAAGAGTGTGCTGCGATCGATCGTCGAAGAAGCTCAGCAGCAAGATACGGCCCAGCGTCTGACGGTGATTCGCTACTCGCAAGCACGCGATTTTTCGAGCGCTGCCAAGGCGACCTCTTCTCCCGCGATCGATTTCAATGCCGAAACGATCAATAGCGATTTTGCGGTGACACTCGAGAAACAATCGCGGACCATCGAACCGACGCAGCTGTCGCTCTCGCCGCTGGGGGCGATTGCGATGGTCAAACAACTCGTCACGAGCAGCCGCGACGAAAATGCCCTCATCTATTTGCTCTCCGATTTCCGCGAACGGGACTGGAAATCGCCAGCCGATGTTCGGGCCGCGCTCGAGGGGCTCAAGTCGAGTCGCACCGAGTTGCATCTGGTGAACTGTGCTCGCGAAAGTCAGCCAAATCTCGGCATCGTGGCCATCCAGCCGGCCGATGAGACGCGCGCCGCGGGTGTGCCGCTGTTTGTTTACGTCCGCGTGAAAAACTTCGGCACCACCGCTGTTTCGAAAGTGCAGCTGAAGATCGAATCGACCTTCTACGCTGCAGCCGATGTCGCGACGACACCTCCCGAGCAGCTCACCGGCCAGGTCGATGAACTCGCCACGCTGCTGCTTGAAAAGATCGAGCCGGGCGAAACGATCTCGCGGCGCGTGCAGGTCTATTTTCCACAGCCGGGCAAGCATGTCGTTTCGGCCACGCTCCCTGAAGATCCAGTCGCTTCGGACAACAAACATTTTTCGGTGATCGACTTCCCCGATGGGGAGCGTGTGTTGGTGGTCGACGGCCACGAAGAGGCCGAGAATGCCTACTACTTAGAGGCGGCGTTTCGTCCTCTCGAGAAGTCGAACACCGGTGTCCGACCCGAAGTGAAGCCAGCTGCATTTCTGCGCGATGCCAAGGCCGAAACGCTGGCCCCTTACTCGGCGATCTATCTGCTCGATGTCGATCGGCTCGACAATTCCGCTGTCGAGTTGCTCGAGACGTATGTTCGGACCGGAGGAGGGCTCGCGATTTTTGCGGGACCCAAGAACAACGTCGATTTCTACTCGCGTACGCTCTATCGCGATGGGACCGGATTGCTGCCAGCACCACTAGGACTCGAGCAGCAGCTCGCGCCAGCCATCGATAGCGCGACACCCGATATCGAACTCACGCGACATCCGATCTTCAGTTTCTTTGTCGAAGAGACTAACCCGCTGATTCGCGGCGTGCGCATCGATCAGTATCGAGCCGTGCAAAAAGGGTTTGCTCCAACCGCCGAAAACCCGGTCGAGATCATTGCCAAACTTCGCAATGGAAGTCCGCTGGTGCTCGAGAAAAAAGTGGGGGAAGGCACTGTCATTCAGGTCATGACCACGCTCAACCCCGAGTGGAACGACTGGGCCAAAAATCCGAGCTTCGTCGTCGTGATGCTGAAACTGCAGTCGTACCTCGCCGCCCCCGCGCGGCTCGATGATCCGCGGCTCGTCGGCAGCCCACTACGCCTGGCGCTCGATGCCAATGCCTATCGCTCCGACGTCACTTTCGTGATCCCCGGCAAAACGGCGACCGGTCGCTCGCGAATTGATTTACAACTCGAAGCCGACGAGAAAACTCCGGCCATCGCGACCGCTGCGATTGGTTTGCCCGGAACCGCGGTCAGCGGCGTTCGCCAAACCGATCGCGCGGGGATCTACGAAGCTTTGCCTGTCACGACCAAGGGGGAAATCGACCTTCGGCGCTACAGCGTGAATGTCGATCCGCTGGAAGGAGACCTGGCGACGACACCGCCTGAAGACCTCGTCGAGCGACTCGATGGCATTGCGTTTAACTACCATTTGGCCGATCAGTATCAGCAGCAGTCGCTTGGCGAACCGGGCTACAACTGGAGCATGCTGCTCCTGGGGCTCTTGGTCCTGCTGCTGCTGGCGGAACAGTTCCTGGCCTACTCGGCGAGCTATCATCCGATTCTCGGAGGTGCTCGCTAA
- a CDS encoding MoxR family ATPase produces the protein MADTGSNEALTAQVIADSSAVRKLSEARERIVGQLSQVIVGQTGVIEELLISLFARSHCLLEGVPGLAKTLLISTLAKSLNLSFSRIQFTPDLMPADITGTEIIEENRSTGARERRFLEGPLFSNMVLADEINRTPPKTQAALLEAMQERQVTVGRVRHALSDPFFVLATQNPIEQEGTYPLPEAQQDRFMFKVFVNYPSFLEEFEVARRTTTTQSESIKPVLSAAEIVELQQIVRTVIASDHVVRYALSLVRQTRVGSPGIPDFVNDMVGWGAGPRAVQFLILGGKARALLYGRTQVSTDDIQALAKPVLRHRIVVNFAAQSDGMTSDKIIEKLIACTPTREDELTSDARFKTIFAS, from the coding sequence ATGGCCGACACCGGCTCGAACGAAGCTCTTACCGCGCAGGTCATTGCCGATTCCTCGGCGGTTCGCAAACTGAGCGAAGCACGCGAACGCATTGTGGGTCAGCTGTCGCAAGTGATCGTCGGGCAAACCGGCGTCATCGAAGAGCTGCTGATCTCGCTCTTCGCCCGCAGTCACTGCTTGCTCGAAGGTGTGCCGGGGCTCGCCAAGACGCTCCTCATCAGCACCCTCGCTAAATCGCTGAACCTTTCGTTCAGCCGCATCCAGTTCACCCCCGACTTGATGCCCGCCGACATCACCGGCACCGAAATCATCGAAGAGAACCGGTCGACCGGAGCTCGCGAACGACGCTTCCTCGAAGGTCCCCTCTTTTCCAACATGGTGCTCGCGGACGAAATCAACCGCACACCACCCAAAACACAAGCTGCGCTGCTGGAAGCTATGCAGGAACGGCAAGTGACGGTCGGCCGCGTGCGGCATGCTCTCTCCGATCCGTTTTTTGTGCTCGCCACGCAAAACCCGATCGAGCAGGAAGGTACTTATCCCCTTCCTGAGGCGCAGCAAGATCGCTTCATGTTCAAGGTGTTTGTGAACTACCCGAGCTTCCTCGAAGAGTTCGAGGTCGCGCGGCGCACCACCACCACGCAAAGCGAATCGATCAAGCCGGTGCTCAGCGCTGCGGAAATCGTCGAGCTCCAGCAGATTGTGCGAACGGTGATTGCCAGCGACCATGTGGTGCGCTATGCCTTGTCGCTGGTCCGTCAAACGCGCGTTGGTTCTCCCGGCATTCCCGACTTCGTCAACGACATGGTCGGCTGGGGCGCTGGTCCTCGCGCGGTGCAGTTCCTCATCCTGGGTGGCAAGGCCCGCGCTCTGCTCTATGGTCGCACGCAAGTCTCGACAGACGATATCCAGGCGCTGGCCAAACCGGTGCTACGCCACCGCATCGTGGTGAACTTCGCCGCGCAAAGCGATGGCATGACGAGCGACAAGATCATCGAAAAACTGATTGCCTGCACCCCGACCCGAGAGGATGAGCTCACCAGCGATGCCCGATTCAAAACGATTTTTGCATCCTGA
- a CDS encoding NPCBM/NEW2 domain-containing protein → MVGSFASSIRLTSFLLAVLGALSASSSLALAEGLKVVLRRASGDVETAQLSALDSEKVEATIAGKLTTIPIADLLAVELSGARIAVAPQAWLELLDGSTLLATDFTTTSGTAQFKLLSGQEYSIPTRSLRAVRFRPGTEATNKAWADIVGGDLTGDLLVIRKTAEASEDAPAEGGIVLDQLDGAILGVAATTVKFDFDGDKIDVKREKLEGIAFYQPVARNLTRPLCQLLDRGGGRWMVKSMKLEGENLAVETPVGARINLPLADLATIDLAAGNLLFLTDLEPEKRDALFGLQPAGMTATFAQLYQNRASDTPFKLDGSTHARALALHGKSTLTYRLPEGFKSLRAVVGIDDAVQASSRVQLTIVVDNRELFKGEFDNDHRGPVNLDLDVTGARRLVILLEPLGPDLRAQLLLCQPRLSR, encoded by the coding sequence ATGGTTGGTTCCTTTGCGAGTTCGATACGTCTCACCAGTTTCCTGCTGGCAGTTTTGGGCGCACTAAGCGCTAGCTCGAGTCTAGCGTTAGCCGAGGGCCTCAAGGTGGTGCTGCGCCGCGCGAGTGGCGATGTCGAGACCGCGCAGCTGAGCGCTCTCGATAGCGAAAAAGTGGAAGCCACCATCGCGGGAAAACTAACGACCATTCCGATTGCCGATCTGCTCGCCGTCGAACTCTCGGGGGCTCGCATTGCGGTCGCGCCGCAGGCCTGGCTCGAACTGCTCGATGGCTCCACGCTGCTCGCCACCGACTTCACCACCACCTCGGGGACTGCTCAGTTCAAACTGCTGAGTGGTCAAGAGTATTCGATCCCCACACGCTCGCTCCGAGCGGTTCGCTTTCGTCCGGGAACGGAAGCGACGAACAAAGCCTGGGCCGATATCGTCGGAGGTGATTTGACCGGCGATCTGCTGGTGATTCGCAAAACGGCGGAAGCCTCGGAAGATGCGCCGGCTGAAGGGGGTATTGTGCTCGATCAACTCGACGGCGCGATTCTAGGAGTCGCTGCCACCACAGTGAAATTCGACTTCGATGGTGACAAGATCGATGTGAAGCGCGAGAAGCTCGAAGGGATTGCCTTCTATCAGCCTGTCGCACGCAATCTCACCCGTCCGCTCTGCCAGTTGCTCGACCGGGGTGGTGGTCGCTGGATGGTGAAGTCGATGAAACTCGAAGGGGAAAATCTCGCGGTTGAAACGCCGGTCGGTGCGCGGATCAATCTGCCGCTGGCCGATCTGGCGACGATCGACCTGGCCGCTGGCAACCTCCTCTTCCTCACCGATCTGGAGCCGGAAAAGCGCGACGCTCTGTTCGGGCTTCAGCCTGCGGGGATGACCGCCACCTTTGCTCAGCTGTATCAAAATCGGGCGAGCGATACTCCCTTCAAACTTGATGGGAGCACGCATGCCCGCGCCCTTGCGCTGCATGGCAAATCGACCCTCACTTATCGCCTCCCCGAAGGATTCAAGAGCTTGCGAGCGGTGGTTGGAATCGACGACGCCGTGCAAGCCAGTTCGCGCGTGCAGCTGACGATCGTGGTCGACAATCGCGAACTCTTTAAAGGTGAATTTGACAACGATCATCGAGGGCCTGTGAACCTGGATCTCGATGTGACCGGTGCGCGTCGATTGGTGATTCTGCTCGAGCCGCTGGGGCCCGACTTGCGAGCGCAGTTGCTCCTCTGTCAGCCCCGCTTATCCCGCTAA
- a CDS encoding VWA domain-containing protein, whose translation MNSSAPITSLLLAADDSARVFYQLGRLQSLTEWWHWLLLVAVVLMVTTYVSWMYRRDGVELPRAMSLLLLLLRVSALAGVLFFFLQLEKRTERKLVKPSRAMVMVDTSQSMGLRDALPGSTAGPSRSEIVAEELKSGGLVEQLREKHEVTVLRFDDAEMPVEITTFPRKPTPEETAASAIELSAEDRLAAARQLALVAAVLLGIAAILALVAWFGKLPVAAGETSSWAALVAGVLLITGLVVLATANLRSEGVGPLAILGLAPPASSADDAPTESDEKPAEAVIDWQEAVAPRGGETRIGDNLQAIIDRERGGSLAGVVLVTDGGQNAGQDVASALVSAQDALLPVITIGMGSDKRSMNLRVVDLEAPERVYPGDKFTLTGYVQAINYAKTSVTVELVSVPDGGTTETREDERVIDVGSRGEVIPVAFELTPEEQGIREYKLRIKPVAGEVEARDNEKTAKVEIIDRKTKVLLVAGGPTREFIFLRNQLFRDRETTVDVLLQSARPGLSQDANEILEKFPTTEEELFAYDSIVAFDADWDELEEDQVRLLERWVAEKAGGLIVVAGPVFTPQWSSRRRGDIKIDTIKSLYPVAFFYQGSATLSLGRFGSEEAWPLTFTRDGEEAEFLWLGENSNISAWNEFEGVYGYYAVKDPKPGARVFARFSDPETAIDGELPIYMAGHFYGSGRVFYMASGEMWRVRAVDDVYFEQFYTKLIRWASAGRLLRNSSRGVLLVDKDRCVLGEDIIVRAILQDAQFQPLVQAKVDAVLVSPSGARTVLPLNQVKDAAREGMYSEQFTAEEEGDYRVELQNPSAGDELLVQEVRVRIPALETEQPQRNDALLKEIADKTGGQYFIGLESAVGVDDATGVHALLRPQDQVTVLPGTPDRQFDRQLMTWLLTFIATVLSLEWLIRRLSRLA comes from the coding sequence ATGAACAGCTCCGCACCAATTACATCGCTACTACTGGCCGCCGATGATTCGGCCCGCGTCTTCTACCAACTCGGCCGCTTGCAATCGCTCACCGAATGGTGGCACTGGCTGCTGCTGGTGGCGGTCGTCCTGATGGTCACCACCTATGTCTCGTGGATGTATCGCCGCGATGGTGTCGAATTGCCGCGCGCCATGTCGCTGCTGCTGTTGCTTCTGCGCGTCTCGGCGCTCGCCGGGGTGCTGTTTTTCTTTTTGCAGCTCGAGAAACGGACCGAACGCAAACTCGTTAAACCATCGCGCGCGATGGTGATGGTCGATACCAGTCAATCGATGGGACTGCGCGATGCGTTGCCGGGGAGCACAGCCGGCCCGAGTCGCAGCGAAATCGTGGCGGAAGAGCTCAAAAGTGGCGGGCTCGTCGAGCAGCTGCGCGAGAAGCATGAAGTGACCGTTCTGCGTTTCGACGATGCCGAAATGCCGGTCGAAATCACGACTTTCCCTCGTAAACCAACCCCTGAAGAAACAGCCGCCTCTGCGATTGAACTTTCGGCCGAAGATCGGCTCGCCGCTGCTCGGCAACTCGCGCTGGTGGCTGCGGTGCTGCTCGGTATCGCGGCGATTCTCGCGCTAGTGGCCTGGTTTGGCAAACTGCCGGTCGCTGCGGGGGAAACTTCCTCGTGGGCCGCGCTCGTGGCGGGTGTGCTCCTCATCACCGGCCTCGTGGTTCTAGCGACTGCCAATCTGCGGAGCGAAGGGGTCGGGCCGCTCGCGATCCTCGGTCTTGCGCCCCCCGCTTCGAGCGCCGACGATGCCCCAACCGAAAGCGACGAGAAACCAGCCGAAGCGGTCATCGATTGGCAGGAAGCTGTCGCTCCTCGTGGTGGCGAAACGCGTATCGGCGACAACTTGCAAGCGATCATCGATCGCGAACGGGGTGGCTCTCTCGCCGGCGTCGTGCTGGTGACCGATGGTGGCCAAAACGCCGGGCAAGATGTCGCCTCGGCACTCGTTTCCGCACAAGACGCTCTGCTCCCGGTGATCACCATCGGCATGGGCTCCGATAAGCGTTCGATGAACCTTCGCGTGGTCGATCTCGAAGCTCCCGAGCGCGTCTATCCCGGCGATAAATTCACCCTCACTGGCTATGTGCAGGCAATCAACTACGCCAAGACCAGCGTGACGGTCGAACTCGTTTCGGTCCCCGATGGTGGCACAACCGAGACCCGCGAAGACGAACGTGTGATCGACGTCGGCAGCCGGGGCGAGGTGATTCCGGTGGCGTTTGAACTAACTCCCGAAGAGCAAGGAATTCGCGAGTATAAGCTCCGCATCAAGCCGGTGGCTGGCGAGGTTGAAGCTCGCGACAACGAGAAAACCGCGAAGGTCGAAATCATCGATCGCAAAACGAAAGTTCTGCTGGTCGCCGGTGGTCCGACGCGCGAGTTCATCTTCCTGCGAAACCAACTTTTCCGCGACCGCGAAACCACCGTCGATGTGCTGCTGCAAAGTGCCCGCCCTGGACTTTCGCAAGACGCTAACGAGATCCTTGAAAAGTTTCCGACGACCGAAGAAGAGCTGTTTGCTTACGATTCGATCGTTGCTTTTGATGCCGACTGGGATGAACTCGAGGAAGATCAGGTCCGCTTGCTCGAGCGCTGGGTCGCCGAAAAAGCAGGGGGGCTGATCGTTGTCGCCGGACCGGTCTTCACTCCGCAGTGGAGCAGTCGCCGACGCGGCGATATAAAAATCGACACCATCAAGTCGCTCTACCCGGTCGCCTTCTTCTACCAAGGTTCGGCAACCCTCAGTCTCGGCCGCTTTGGTAGCGAAGAAGCGTGGCCTCTCACCTTCACTCGCGACGGCGAAGAAGCTGAGTTCTTATGGCTCGGAGAGAACTCGAACATCTCCGCCTGGAACGAATTCGAAGGGGTTTACGGCTACTATGCAGTGAAAGATCCCAAACCAGGAGCGCGAGTCTTCGCACGTTTTTCCGATCCCGAAACGGCGATCGACGGCGAGTTGCCGATCTACATGGCGGGGCATTTCTACGGCAGTGGTCGTGTCTTCTACATGGCCAGCGGCGAAATGTGGCGCGTGCGTGCGGTCGACGATGTCTACTTCGAACAGTTCTATACCAAACTGATCCGCTGGGCCTCGGCTGGCCGACTTTTGCGGAACTCGAGCCGGGGTGTGCTGCTGGTCGACAAAGACCGCTGCGTACTTGGGGAAGACATCATCGTTCGCGCGATTTTGCAAGACGCGCAGTTTCAGCCTCTCGTCCAGGCGAAGGTCGATGCCGTCCTCGTCTCCCCGAGTGGTGCCCGAACAGTGCTGCCGCTCAATCAAGTGAAAGATGCCGCCCGCGAAGGGATGTACAGCGAACAATTCACGGCGGAAGAAGAGGGAGACTATCGCGTCGAACTTCAAAATCCGTCGGCTGGAGATGAACTGCTGGTGCAAGAGGTGCGGGTTCGTATTCCGGCTCTCGAAACCGAACAGCCGCAGCGTAACGACGCGCTTCTGAAGGAAATTGCTGACAAAACGGGTGGCCAGTATTTCATTGGGTTGGAATCGGCGGTGGGTGTCGACGACGCGACCGGCGTCCACGCTCTACTCCGCCCGCAAGACCAAGTGACGGTTCTTCCTGGCACACCCGATCGTCAGTTCGATCGTCAGTTGATGACCTGGCTCCTCACGTTCATTGCCACCGTTTTGAGTCTCGAGTGGCTGATCCGCCGCTTGAGTCGGCTGGCCTAA